ttcaattttttgaaaatcatCTCAACCTTGGCTCTGACACCAAAACTTACAATACATCTTACCCGACCCGATAACTGAATCCGAGTATTGAGTGTCACAACTTAGAATCATATGAATTCAGCAaaagtaattgaattttattttaaatcttaagATATTGGCGTAGTCCTCAATATGACaatgacaaaataatttttattatttatacgCCAAGGAAagcattttaaacaaaatatttagcaGAAGCCTTATAAAAGACAATAGAGTttttccctttacaaaagtttcAATGTACATCATTAGTAGTTAAAAACAACATTCGAACAGTTTGGCGTACACTCTTAAAGTATTATCTCTTAAACCATCTCATTGTATCAAACacacttatacatatatatatatatatatatatatatatatatatatatatatatatatatatatatatatatctagaATTAACAAATGGTTTcataaaatagagtttaacaaAAATTGCATTTCATTACAAGAACTCACACAAAACATTTCTACACGCCACCCTGCCCACTGTGTGCATGATGTAGAATTTAGCAAGAGGCTCACATAACCCCACTAACACCATTGATTCCCGTGAATTGTCACCACCAACACAAACACCATTCATACGAAATTGAGAGAGATTACTTACCTCACACAGTTTATACAATGATGAAAATAACAACATATGGAAGTAAGGAGGAACTCATTAGAATCTTTAGTATAGTGCTCTACATAGAAGATCCTTTGCCATTATCGTTGGAACCCTCGTTAATTTCTTGGgctaaaagaaatatataaatccCTATGAGATTATCAAACTATTGAAACTTAACATGCATGCAAGAATCGGTATCAAACAACCCAGAATCAAGAAGTTTTCTTCCTCACGAATAGTTCTAAAGTCTATGCATGCAATACAATAAACACGTGAATTTCTTTGATGATAACCTAAGGGTTTACCAAAATTTTACAGTAAGTTGGTCCAAATGTAGGTGTTAACCAGACACCACGAACCCTTTGAAAGTTATAGAGTAATTTAGGAAAGAAGAAGATGTTAAGGTGACTCATGATGGCCAACAATATCCTTTTATACTCATGCAACGAATACAAGGTTTAATAGGAAAATCAAATAATCCCATTAACACCTTTGATTCTCATGATTGAACACACTTAACAAGTTTTAAATCTAATCATCTACAGCATTCTAGTTCAATTCTAACTAGGTCTCAACTAAACTCCAACATGGCTAGCTAAGTTATCAAGCATTGAATACAGAAACAAATCTGTCAAAAGTGCAAACTTAACGAGTTCCCCCAAAACATCTAGGGTGGGTGGACACTTAGCAGAAGAGTCTACAAAAGCCTAGAGTTTGCCAAATGGCGAACCTACAAAGTTCACCACTAAGCCAAAACAAATACTTTACTTACTCAATTCTACCCTTGACTTTACCAACTAATACACCAAGCAGTATCTTGATATTGAGTCTCCACCGAGcgggttgttacaaaaagaCTTTAGATAGTGAAGTGTCGAGGCAATTTCTTTATGTACGGGATGGTTTGGATTCTTTGCTACAATGATTGTCTGAGTTTTTATCTCTGATTGTTGAGTTTGTTGTTTCTATTAAGCTTGGTGTCTTGCTTTCTACTTTGAGgtcattttgatgtttattttctGAGTTCTGAGATATATTCGGGTATTGGGGTGTATTTGAGTATGATTGTTGTTTttggagattttttttttctttgagcCTCTTTTCTTCCTGTTGTCAgggtttttctctttttgataCTATAACAGCCCGTTATTAGTGGTGCCgaaaacagtgattttgggaccataaTTTCGACTAGTGAGTAGACATTTTAATGttcatttattgtttttagggttaaattagagtcattttaaatttttgttacaaaattttaaagtttaaatggttaattaggtaaaagaactaaattgaaaaaagtgcaaaaattaaattctactaattaaatggattgaatggCCTTGGAAATGTAAGTTGGTAACTATGCCATTTATATTGGTGGTGGACAATGATGGACATGGGTTggttattttataagttttaattaaagggtaaagtagtaaaacaataaataaaagcatGTACAAGTAAAATAATCTTATcatctttttccattttcttgtGTTTGCTGAGAATCACCATTGTTGGGCTTAAGAAAATTCAACCAAGTTTCCTTTGGTGCATGGTGAGGTTTTTgaaccccgtttttaattatttttatgtttttgaactagttttagcttaatctactTAGCTCGGGGGTTGAATtgtaaagttataaaaattttagtgtttgcgatgaattatttaataatatttgtgaatttttgatagattattaagtataattgttagataaacatgttttgttaagtaatttttatgaatttaaagtttaaggacttaatggtgaaaatagtaaaattcatggttaattttgtgaattaggAAAGTTAGGGACTATTTGGAACCTtaagaatattttgatattatgatattttattttattggttaaattataaGATTTAGATTTAGGGGCTAAGcgataaaaagttaaaatattaggggtagtTTTATAATTTCACGTTAATATGGATTATCGGTTTGAATTGGGTAATTGTagtcaattaaaatatttaattgagttaaattattatttagatcaagaaaagaatcGACCGGACTTGAATCGAGGAAAAGCAGAAGTCTCAGGTTAATTCTCAATTTTTGTTGATACAACTATTGTggtcaaggtaagttcatatgaattttatatttattaaatgttattttgtttggttatttgttaatattatattatttacaatTGATTTGGTAATAATTCGATAATTGAATACTTGATGACAaaagtctcgtttgaacctaGAGAATgtttaggatacaaatgacatgtcattacgGATTATATGTTCGGGTGTTGGTCCTAggtgtcctaccgatggctgaggtcttgcatttgttgtaaattctccacagctcatatgagcagcatcgtgtagctaacatcCCGACCCCCAGCTCTTGTGAGCTTGCTCATTTCACAGCTCTTGTGAACATTATTGAAAAGGTTGTGGTTATATTAAAAGGTATTCCCAAGTATCCGATGTTATTCTATACGGTTCAATGGGTAAGTAAAATAATGGAAAGGTTTAGATATGAAATTACGGATATCGATGGTTTTATGAAATGGTAAAATGAGCTATGAAAACGAATGAATAAGGGCATTAATCATATATGTGAAATAATGTGAGTAAATGTAACTCGTTTCATGTTGCATCCTATGTTTCATAGATGATGAATTGTTAAGTTATTTACTAATGATGTGAATTGTGGTGTTTAGGAAAGTCAAGTACTATATGATTTAATGAACATGATTgaacgattaaatattaaaaaacgaGAAGTTTAAGTTtctcttatacgagcttactaagcattaaatggtTATGTAGTTgttttcctctattttataaTCTATCGGAAAGCTCAATAGGTTAGAATCATGTCGGagcctatcacactatccgCCGATCATTTTGGTAGCTTTTGAACATTTTGGTTgcggttataaatggcatgtataaggctCATATCATATGTAATAGGTGTATTTGTATATGCTTGGATACTTATTACAAATGTATTAAGCTTGGTATAAACTTACTTGTGTATGTGCCTTTAATCTTGGTGTGAATATGTTCATATAAAGTTGTTTTGGTATTTGGATATAAACCTTATTTAAGTGTTTGAATCATAGTAGGAATGAATGTGAATGAATAAGAAGAAATAATAAGTttgatatgaattttatatatgaacttataaATTTGAATGTAAATTAGTTGATGTGCCATGTGAATTGAGGTTGATAATTGAATTCTGGTGTCAATGAGGACACATTGATTAGGCACTTAGATTGATTGTTTTGGCACGTTTTAGgcttgtttaaatgtgtttttaaagtatggaaatggtttttttttttttggcttggTACTAAGTTTTGGATGAAAGTATGCATtgtttttgaagctttttaAGATGCACACAGCTTGAGCTTatccacacagccgtgtgtgacacacagctgAGCAATATGTATGTTTATCATATGTCCTGCTTCAAAGAGCCTGCTACTGTATGTAACTTTTATTGGAATGGTGGAAATGCTGAAAGGAGGGACTGGTTATGTAGCCCAAAGGGAGCCTTAGGAAAACCAGGCTTATGAATCAAGCCTGACGTATTTTAATGGAACAagttaaattgttcaaaacactATGGTACAGCAAATATAGTTTTGATTGGGTTGAATCCAAAAAGTCAAGCCTCTTAAGTTTGGAGGAGTATACTACATGGAAGGGACTTGTGTAGATATGGCACCAATTGGCTGTTCTGATGTCAGATGGGCGCCTAAGAGAATGGGTCAAGACAGTTGCGAATAAGATTAGTAATGCTACTGGTTTGAGTGTAATAATAAAAGGTGGAATATAAGTAGGCTGTCAAACATTGTGAACATTCAGAAATAGCTTTGGGTATGGAGTTGATACTTGAGGGAAAACCAGGAAGAAACACTCATCTTTTTTATTACTCGTCAATCGCGACGACATTGGAAACTTCATTCTTTGAATGATTGTTAGATGAGCTACAAACCCAATTATGGCACAAGGGCCTGAGATAGATGCATGTGATGTATAAGGCTGCTTGGGTGGGCGAGCTTGGGAAGGAGATTTAAGGCAAATCAACTTGGACAAACAGCCGGAGCAGAATGTGTTTGAACCAGCATACCATAATTGTGttgctttcatttcatatctagGGAAACAGTTAATATGCGACGGCATAACATGGTATAATTCAACAGGCTGCTAACTGCACAATTGCAATACCTTGCAACACACTTCACAATTACAGAGCTCCTCTTATATGCGAAGCTAGTGAAGAAAAGTTTTGACACAGACACGATCCTTCAACCATTGATCCAAGGTATTAGGAAGGAGGCTGAACAATGGAACactaaatttatgaatattgcAAATATACCATCACTTCCATCACCTATAAGCGAGGAGTTTTACAAAAGCTATAAAACCAAGTTAACATCATAAGTTAGCCCTAGTCGCAAAAACCACATGTTCCTAATACGTACATAGGTTGACCAAAGTCATATATTCAGGAAACTGGTCCTAAGTAGTCACCTTCCAAACTCACCAACGCCTGAAATTCCCTCTCGGCCTCCATCCATTTGGTCCcaatcacaataaatctaaCGATCACATCTTTATCAATCTTTGAGTGTTTGTCGTTCATAAATATACCATTCTCCCCGGGCACATAGTGGTAGTCAGGCATTTTTATGTGAGACAAATATATGTTTTGGACTGGTCCACACCTCAAAAACACTCCATGTTTTAGTATCTTATGTACAACCCCTTGCAGAATCTCTCCTCTGTACATCTTGAATGTAATTCCGCTGAAGACAACAGGGAAAAGCACATCCCCTGTGTTCTGTCTAACTCTGCCCTCGCCAATGCTCTCTAGGGTTGTTACAGCCATGAAATATCCGCGATCCTTGGTGGCCTTCTTGCAAGCAAATTCATCCATAAGGCGGATCACTATTGCCTTTTTGAGCATCAAGCCTTTGGCATCCAAGCTGTCAGCAGGAATTATGACATTCCAGGGCATCTGCACCTTGAGAAACATTCTGCAGaaaacaacattaaaaacaaaaacaaaaaaaaatgaaactcaCGATGAAATTAATGTCCTTAAGAGCCAAAAAATGGTATACCAATCTTGAAGAATTCAAAAACCGAAAAAGGTTCACCTACAACTTAGTTTTCAACCACTTAAAACATTACCCAATTGTAATGAATAAACCCAACAATGCCCGTTTCACATGATCACTAATTCTCAATTCCATAAACACTGATAACACCAAACCAATAATCAAACATGAAGCAACAGAAAACAGAGAGTATTAATGGAAAACCATGCCATTTCCTtcacaagaaattgaaattttctaaaCAAAACAAGGTGAGCAGATTCAGTAGGCTCAATGAGCCACAACTCATAACTAAATTTTCATAGTCATTGACAAATCGAAACATTACCATTGAATTTCTTCACAAACAAGGGAAACCCTTTTAAAAGCAAAGTAGTTCCAAACGAATGTGTATGATTAACAAACTCCCAGATGTGTTATACCTATGTCGCTCTGACTCATctctttttttgtgtgtgtgaatTATCCATGTTTGCCATACATCTGAACAAGGGTATGGGATCATAACCTCAAATGATCCTCCAAATGTAagggaaaaaataagaaaaaaaaagtgaatatATCATGCATATATGGGTGTGGGGTTCTGAACCTCCAATGGTCCTccaaatgcatgaaatatttGAACATACCGCGTTGGACACGTACCATATCCGGCTATCACACTCGAGTCCAAGTAACATTGATCTAAACTATCATCATTACATTACATGCCCGATTAAACAACAACAATAGTGATAATCCATAAACACAAACGAAGGCAATTCTCAGATCCGCATCCACACATACTACCAGGCAGAATTCGTGATTAAATCCTGAATATAGACTCTCACCCAACTAACCAATCTTCTCTAAAGAAAAACATCAACTTAATTCAATACagaaaccaaaacataaactccATGTTAACATCCTCTTAATATTAAAACccacaattttatcattaaaaaaaattcaagaaacgCAAATGAAGAGAACTCAACTAGTCGAAATCACAAGCCATTCGGAAACAATCAAAGAACAAGAAGAGAACCACCTTGAAAAACTTTTCATCTGTTCAATCGAACATGCAATAGAATCAGTCAAAGAAAAGCCCAATGGAAATCACATATCTTgaactaaaaatgaaatactttaaaaagaatcaaaattagGAGAACAAAAGATTCAGAGCAAGACAAGGTAAGTGGATGAGGTTATAACAAAAATTGCAGATTAGAGGTGAAGCAAAACTAACCTGTACAATAAACAACGAAAGAGTGCGAGCTGCTAAAGAGTGAAACTGGTAACGACCTGTCTGCTGTGGAGTTAAGAgtagaaagaaaaggaaaaatgatcTTCCCTGCCCTAACACtctaaaattgggtttaatttgtaaaaacGATAATGGACCTTGGACATGGgcctatttttaaaagaatgtcaCAAATTCCGGTCTACtgtatttctctctttttttttctttttagtccctaatttttttgttttatatcgATTTAAAGCTTTTTGCTTTTTCCTTTGAAAATTCAAGTTAGAATTATAATTCAATCAGTTTATTCTTGATTCAACCCTACTATACGTAGACGTATAGTTACCCATCAAAAAGCAATGAGGGTGTACTCAAGAGGTGACGTAAACGTTTTATTCTTGATGAGATTTAAATCCCTAACCTATATTATTGTTGGGTATATGATACCATTGGAGCTTCTTGGGAATGCCAATCTGATTCCTCAACAAATCCATCTATGATTTGACGAAAAGAAATTCcctataattttttatctacATTGCCAAGCagtgatttaaataatttacgtggagctaatatttttaagttaaaagctCTAAGATAGAAAGAAGGGTAAAGTCTAAATTGCAATCGCGAATTTATTTATAGAAACGATGGGAAGTGTCACATGCATTACATAAAGCATCACTTTGGTtgtaaatatgaatttgataatatttcAAAGAATTTGACGATTTAGATATtacataacaaataaaatacgtGAATAATTTATAGTTGTCTTTTTCATCATGCCTATCATATTTAAAAGAGTATAATCAAGAGATTTGTGCAAAGTCTACTAAAGCTTAatactttattcaaattatgtacaagcctaataatttttttaattataatatacttttatttttaattagtattaaacctaaactttaaatataaatagtttaaatatgaaaattaagttatttttattaggTAAAAAGTAAGACCCAAGTTGAATTTTTAACTGAAATAGAGTTTAAGCTCTAGAAacaaaacttgaatttaaatttaaattcaagttttgcTCGAGTTTTTAGTGATTACATTTATCAACTTCTAATCAAATAAAACATTCTGATAAACATCATAACTATCATAATAGTATTCATTATATACCttacataaaagattacatCCATAACCATAATCTAAATCatttattagaaataaaagATTACATCCATAACCATAATCTATATCATTTATTAGCATTCTACTTTATTCGCAAGCTCAACATaaagattaatataattttgatccctaaacttaataattagatccattttagtatatatatattaactttagtAATTAAACTTGCCAATTACGTTCACTTAATccctaaaatatttaaaatatatataaaatttaataatgtaacactttaaaattatgtcatatcattacttaaaaaattgaatCTAATGACATAACACAATTTCAAAGTGCCACGTTATCAAACTTTTACActctttcaaatttcaaatttagtaatcaaaatAGATCCAAATACCAAAGtatcaaaataaactttaaaaaaaaaaaaagtaaatatcaAAGTGGGCCAAAATTCTACTGAGGAAGCCACATGCTACTTACCAGAGCTCTTTTAACTCGTTCCAAATCCATAAATGTCGAATACAAATGAGTCGGTCCGAGTATgcaatttttttcccttttttttaaaaaaaaaatgtatatatttgaaagcTTAAAATCTCAAACTCAAGTTTGAATGTATGGCGAGTATCTTAGGAAAAATGAAAGCCAGGTAACATAGCACCAAAGGCTCAAAACAGCTGTACTTGGCCATGGTATGGTTTCCATCTCATATACACAACTCAAATGTGATTATGTAAACATACAAAGAGAACAGAGTGATTTAAAGATGCCATAAAGAAGGATGAAAGCAAATCCAGTTGTTTTCTCTTACAAGGGAGTGATGAACTTATATTCACACAAACGGGCTGATGCATATTTGCCATTTTCTCCTACGTCAAGCTGGATTTCAAGTCAACGCTTTCTCCTACTTCAAGCCGATTCTGGGTCGAACTACAGCCTATGCAGAAGACTTGGGTATCTTATACTGCTTCTTGACAAACTGGGATGCCTCTGAATCAGCCCTGTGGCATAATATTCTCAGTAGAGTCTGGTTATCAGCACCTAGTTTGCCACTTGAAGATCTCAAGTCCTCCACCAATTCTCGAGTCTGCAAATGATTAAgtccaaaaaaattaacatcatATCTCcgataaatttgaaaaatactcGTTTGCAGAAAATCTAAAAGATAGTCCTTTGCAGGAAAAAGAACtggattaaaaataaataaacactgAAACAGGAGATAAATGTAGTCACTATGGtcagaatatttttatttgttattaaactACCAGGTAAgaatttctcattttcttaaTCTTTCACCATAGCACTGGTAGCCTATGTTTCtaacttttttcatttttctttaaagatCCTGGTCCGACATCTGTGCTCAATGGATATTGGACATGAATATGGGAAATATAACCCTCCAAAGACCATCCAAACACATGGAATGACttcaaaaaagtaaaacatactCGTATGGGATACATGCTCGTATCAGGCACTCACCCGATATTAAGATAGCTAGTAGCAAATGTACCTCCCACCATTTTGAAAAGGGAGATTTGAGACAATAATAGTCAAAGGCAGCATATCTTACCTCCAATCCGTGCAACTTTACAACAAGCCGAACACGAGCAACTTGATTTTCAACGACTCCTCGAGGAAGTCCGTCACCTCCAGAAATAAAGAATTCCTAAGTAAACATTAATGTGAATAGATCAGTGTCAAATTGTGTCAAATTGCACAcaatagaaaatgaaattgaagcaGCAAGTCCAATCAGTTTATAGCACCTTTCGCCAAAATTATTGTGA
This sequence is a window from Gossypium raimondii isolate GPD5lz chromosome 5, ASM2569854v1, whole genome shotgun sequence. Protein-coding genes within it:
- the LOC105770546 gene encoding DNA-directed RNA polymerase V subunit 7 — its product is MFLKVQMPWNVIIPADSLDAKGLMLKKAIVIRLMDEFACKKATKDRGYFMAVTTLESIGEGRVRQNTGDVLFPVVFSGITFKMYRGEILQGVVHKILKHGVFLRCGPVQNIYLSHIKMPDYHYVPGENGIFMNDKHSKIDKDVIVRFIVIGTKWMEAEREFQALVSLEGDYLGPVS